In the Microtus pennsylvanicus isolate mMicPen1 chromosome 6, mMicPen1.hap1, whole genome shotgun sequence genome, one interval contains:
- the Rps15 gene encoding small ribosomal subunit protein uS19, which produces MQAEVEQKKKRTFRKFTYRGVDLDQLLDMSYEQLMQLYSARQRRRLNRGLRRKQHSLLKRLRKAKKEAPPMEKPEVVKTHLRDMIILPEMVGSMVGVYNGKTFNQVEIKPEMIGHYLGEFSITYKPVKHGRPGIGATHSSRFIPLK; this is translated from the exons ATGCAGGCCGAAGTGGAGCAGAAGAAGAAGCGGACCTTCCGCAAGTTCACCTACCGCGGCGTGGACCTGGACCAGCTGCTGGACATGTCCTA TGAGCAGCTGATGCAGCTCTACAGCGCCAGGCAGAGGCGACGCCTCAACCGCGGCCTGCGGCGGAAGCAGCACTCGCTGCTCAAGCGCCTGAGAAAGGCCAAGAAGGAGGCGCCGCCCATGGAGAAGCCCGAGGTGGTGAAGACCCACCTGCGGGACATGATCATCCTGCCCgagatggtggggagcatggtgggcGTGTACAACGGCAAGACCTTCAACCAGGTGGAGATCAAG CCGGAGATGATCGGCCACTACCTGGGCGAGTTCTCCATCACCTACAAGCCTGTGAAACACGGCCGGCCTGGCATCGGTGCCACCCACTCCTCACGCTTCATCCCCCTCAAGTAG
- the Dazap1 gene encoding DAZ-associated protein 1 isoform X6 translates to MMQRSSDLEVEVKRAEPRDSKSQAPGQPGASQWGSRVAPSAANGWAGQPPPTWQQGYGPQGMWVPAGQAIGGYGPPPAGRGAPPPPPPFTSYIVSTPPGGFPPPQGFPQGYGAPPQFSFGYGPPPPPPDQFAPPGVPPPPATPGAAPLAFPPPPSQAAPDMSKPPTAQPDFPYGQYAGYGQDLSGFSQGFSDPSQQPPSYGGPSVPGSGGPPAGGSGFGRGQNHNVQGFHPYRR, encoded by the exons GTGGAGGTTAAACGAGCTGAACCTCGGGACAGCAAAAGCCAagcaccaggacagccaggagccaGCCAGTGGGGCAGCCGCGTGGCACCCAGTGCAGCCAACGGCTGGGCAGGACAGCCCCCCCCCACATGGCAGCAAGGTTATGGCCCACAAG gAATGTGGGTGCCAGCAGGACAGGCCATTG GTGGCTACGGCCCACCTCCTGCGGGCAGAGgagccccacccccgcccccacccttcACATCCTACATTGTATCTACACCGCCTGGAGGCTTCCCCCCACCACAGGGCTTCCCACAGGGCTATGGCGCCCCGCCACAATTCA GTTTTGGCTATGGGCCTCCGCCCCCACCTCCTGATCAGTTCGCCCCTCCAGGGGTCCCTCCTCCACCTGCTACCCCAGGAGCTGCCCCACTGGCCTTCCCGCCACCTCCGTCTCAGGCAGCCCCTGACATGAGCAAACCCCCAACAGCCCAGCCGGACTTCCCCTATGGTCAGTATG CAGGTTACGGGCAGGACTTGAGTGGCTTCAGCCAGGGCTTCTCGGACCCCAGCCAGCAGCCACCCTCCTATGGGGGCCCCTCGGTGCCGGGCTCAGGGGGTCCCCCTGCTGGTGGCAGCGGCTTCGGACGCGGGCAGAACCACAACGTGCAGGGCTTCCACCCCTACCGGCGCTAG